A portion of the Stigmatella aurantiaca DW4/3-1 genome contains these proteins:
- a CDS encoding MBL fold metallo-hydrolase has product MPLIRYACSHCGWWQPWFSHEHPPGCPICTDVRNALPENGWNFRSASQVGETLTSSWYEALPGILGFHCTPAFGLGSTGWLIRRLDGNVAFEGAPWYSRGALEHMASLGGLRVLSASHPHGFGALWQLQEWFEPLLVLHRDAIPYTKAFRVRWPVDGVHEVAPGLTLHPVGGHYEGQCVLYDAHTRSLFCGDALKVELNAQGKPTGLSCHKGFHYAIPMSHGELRHYRQVFEQLPFENVFTPFEFARGVTRTHALALFDRLLAGMPHTQPVPMEELS; this is encoded by the coding sequence ATGCCGCTGATCCGCTACGCCTGCTCTCACTGTGGCTGGTGGCAGCCCTGGTTCTCGCACGAGCACCCGCCGGGCTGTCCCATTTGCACGGACGTGCGCAACGCCCTGCCCGAGAATGGCTGGAACTTCCGCTCCGCTTCCCAGGTGGGCGAGACACTCACGTCCTCCTGGTACGAGGCACTGCCAGGCATCCTGGGCTTTCACTGCACGCCGGCCTTCGGCCTGGGCTCCACGGGCTGGCTCATCCGGCGGCTGGACGGCAACGTCGCCTTCGAGGGCGCCCCCTGGTACTCGCGGGGGGCGCTGGAGCACATGGCCTCGCTCGGGGGCCTCCGGGTGCTGTCCGCCTCGCACCCGCATGGGTTCGGGGCGCTGTGGCAACTCCAGGAGTGGTTCGAGCCGCTGCTGGTGCTCCACCGCGACGCCATCCCTTACACCAAGGCATTCCGGGTGCGCTGGCCCGTGGACGGCGTGCACGAGGTGGCGCCAGGGTTGACCCTGCACCCCGTGGGCGGCCACTACGAAGGCCAGTGTGTGCTGTACGACGCGCACACGCGCTCGCTCTTCTGCGGCGATGCCCTCAAGGTGGAGCTGAACGCCCAGGGCAAGCCCACGGGGCTCTCGTGCCACAAGGGCTTTCACTACGCGATTCCCATGAGCCATGGGGAGCTGCGCCACTACCGCCAGGTGTTCGAACAACTTCCGTTCGAGAACGTCTTCACCCCCTTCGAGTTTGCCCGGGGTGTCACCCGCACACATGCGCTGGCCTTGTTCGATCGGCTGCTCGCGGGGATGCCCCACACGCAGCCCGTGCCCATGGAGGAACTGTCATGA
- a CDS encoding Gfo/Idh/MocA family protein, protein MSSHPRRLGWAIVGCGWVARDYVAPAIQAADNASLVALCDPDAEMLMRISGNEALRYTALAEALAHPGVDAVYIATPNHLHPAITEACAAAGKHVLCEKPMAITPEGGERMVEACRRAGVHYATAFDQRHHAIHRRLRTLVQEGMLGTITQARIHYACWLPRDWAPHNWRVDPRQAGGGAMIDLAPHGLDLLEVLLQDEWSSLTALLQRRVHDYPVDDGAVLMGQFRSGILGILQVAYNCPDAYPRRTLELIGTKARALAYKSMGQTPGGTLTLTDAVTGEETPVPLSPAEDRSPFLHQIEAFSACVLEGRPQPFSPDRDIRLLRLLAQATPPLQDGTPCR, encoded by the coding sequence ATGTCCTCCCACCCGCGCAGACTCGGTTGGGCCATCGTGGGGTGTGGTTGGGTGGCCCGGGACTACGTAGCGCCCGCCATCCAGGCCGCGGACAACGCGAGCCTGGTGGCCCTGTGCGACCCGGATGCCGAGATGCTGATGCGCATCTCCGGCAACGAGGCGCTCCGGTACACGGCGCTGGCCGAGGCCCTGGCCCATCCCGGCGTGGATGCGGTCTACATCGCCACCCCCAACCACCTGCACCCGGCCATCACGGAGGCCTGCGCGGCCGCAGGCAAGCACGTGCTGTGCGAGAAGCCCATGGCCATCACGCCCGAGGGGGGCGAGCGCATGGTGGAGGCCTGCCGGCGGGCGGGCGTCCACTACGCCACCGCCTTCGATCAGCGCCACCACGCCATCCACCGGCGCCTGCGCACGCTCGTGCAGGAGGGCATGCTGGGCACCATCACCCAAGCACGCATCCACTATGCGTGCTGGCTGCCGCGCGACTGGGCGCCCCACAACTGGCGGGTCGATCCCCGCCAGGCCGGGGGTGGGGCGATGATCGATCTGGCCCCTCACGGGCTGGATCTGCTGGAGGTCCTGCTGCAGGACGAGTGGAGCTCGCTCACCGCCCTGTTGCAGCGGCGCGTCCACGACTACCCGGTGGACGACGGGGCGGTGCTCATGGGCCAGTTCCGCAGCGGCATCCTGGGGATCCTCCAGGTGGCCTACAACTGTCCGGATGCCTATCCGCGGCGAACCCTGGAGCTGATTGGCACCAAGGCCCGGGCCCTGGCCTACAAGAGCATGGGACAGACGCCCGGGGGCACGCTGACCCTGACGGACGCGGTGACTGGAGAGGAGACCCCCGTGCCCCTCTCGCCCGCCGAGGATCGGAGCCCCTTCCTCCACCAGATTGAGGCCTTCTCGGCCTGTGTCCTGGAAGGCCGTCCCCAACCGTTCTCCCCTGACCGGGACATCCGCCTGCTGCGCCTGCTGGCCCAGGCCACCCCTCCCCTCCAAGACGGGACACCATGCCGCTGA
- a CDS encoding glycosyltransferase family 4 protein — protein MSQNALRICFISRRFFPAISGMSVYALNLVKELVACGHDVTMVSQYRNDAAGASVYGGGPPPGIPGARVLGRESQGEQRINAGLPASFEQDVEDMVATVEREHRERPFDLIHAQYGYPCGLAALEASRRLGLPNVVSIQGGDGHWVGTCCGTHKQAMLAVLGHSGALLIGSRTFAEEVQGHHGTPLERFTFVPGATDTRRFHPRKDSAPGALKDPPVLLYHGRVDARKGVMELLDAVKQLVLRDRRRLKLLVSGIGPDVNAVKARVADEGLQDSVELTGYSAYEDAPELYRRGDLFVSPTYAEGFSNTILEAMATGLPIVSTRAVGVLDCLEDGRNGLLVPPRDANALAEAIARVLDDAALRRRLARTALEEARALYSWQAVGRQIQQVYADLLGTRPDTRWTNVYDPATTEATADLSCRFRSSPHLL, from the coding sequence ATGAGCCAGAACGCCCTGCGCATCTGCTTCATCTCCCGGCGCTTCTTCCCGGCCATCTCGGGCATGAGCGTCTACGCCCTCAACCTGGTCAAAGAGCTGGTGGCGTGCGGCCACGACGTGACGATGGTCAGCCAGTACCGGAACGACGCCGCGGGCGCCTCGGTCTACGGCGGAGGACCGCCTCCCGGCATCCCAGGCGCCCGGGTGCTGGGACGTGAGTCCCAGGGAGAGCAGCGGATCAACGCCGGTCTGCCGGCCAGCTTCGAGCAGGATGTCGAGGACATGGTCGCCACCGTGGAGCGGGAACACCGCGAGCGCCCGTTTGATCTCATCCACGCGCAGTACGGCTACCCGTGCGGCCTGGCGGCCCTGGAGGCGAGCCGGCGGCTGGGCCTGCCCAATGTCGTGTCGATCCAGGGAGGAGACGGACACTGGGTGGGCACCTGCTGCGGCACCCACAAGCAGGCCATGCTGGCGGTGCTGGGCCACTCCGGGGCGCTGCTGATCGGCAGCCGGACCTTCGCCGAGGAAGTCCAGGGCCACCATGGCACCCCGCTGGAGCGCTTCACCTTCGTGCCTGGCGCCACGGACACCCGCCGCTTCCACCCTCGGAAGGACTCGGCGCCCGGGGCGCTGAAGGACCCGCCCGTCCTGCTCTACCACGGCCGCGTGGACGCGCGGAAAGGCGTGATGGAGCTGCTGGACGCGGTGAAGCAGTTGGTGCTGCGGGACAGGCGCCGGCTGAAGCTTCTCGTCTCCGGCATCGGCCCGGATGTGAACGCCGTGAAGGCCCGGGTGGCGGACGAGGGCCTTCAGGACAGCGTGGAACTCACCGGGTACTCCGCCTACGAGGATGCGCCTGAGCTGTACCGGCGAGGCGACCTCTTCGTCTCGCCGACCTACGCGGAAGGCTTCTCCAACACCATCCTCGAGGCCATGGCAACCGGGCTGCCCATCGTCTCCACCCGGGCGGTGGGGGTGCTGGACTGCCTGGAGGATGGGCGCAACGGCCTGCTCGTGCCACCTCGGGACGCCAACGCCCTGGCCGAAGCCATCGCCCGCGTGCTGGACGATGCGGCGCTGCGGCGCCGCCTGGCACGCACCGCCCTGGAAGAAGCACGAGCGCTGTACTCGTGGCAGGCCGTGGGCCGACAGATCCAACAAGTCTACGCGGACCTCCTGGGAACCCGGCCGGACACCCGCTGGACGAACGTCTATGACCCCGCCACCACCGAGGCCACGGCGGACCTCTCCTGCCGCTTCCGGAGTTCGCCCCACCTGCTATGA
- a CDS encoding MATE family efflux transporter: MSLPSVSAELAPGAPSAALEGQGWRAALAEAVRGSHQDFSTGPVNRALLLLSVPMVLEMVMESVFALVDVFFVSRLGAEAVATVGLTESMLTLAYTVPLGLSIGATALVSRRMGEKNPERAASAAVQTLGLGLLLALPMSVLGVLFARPLLSALGASPAVVAQGAPYTQVMLGSFVIVMPLFLISAILRGAGDAATSMRALFLANSVNIVLAPLFIFGLGPVPGLGVAGAAIATTLGRLTGVVYQLHRLMRGGGRLGLGRRHLRLEPSTMLSLLRLSGGAILQSVLGLSSWLVLMRIVASFGSAAMAGYTLVMRIILFAQQPSWGMSHAVGTLVGQSLGARDAERAERVTWRASLFTILFLGGVSLVFLTLSEPLIRAFTIEADVVLHASRGLRILSWGLFLYAFVTIIPHAFNGAGDTTTPTAINLLCAWGLQIPLAYALTGPAGLGPEGAFLAIAITYAVLGITSAALFRQGKWKTRSL, encoded by the coding sequence TGGCCGAGGCGGTGCGCGGCTCGCACCAGGACTTCAGCACGGGCCCCGTGAATCGCGCGCTCCTGCTGTTGTCCGTCCCCATGGTGCTGGAGATGGTGATGGAGTCCGTCTTCGCCCTGGTGGACGTCTTCTTCGTCTCGCGCCTGGGGGCGGAGGCCGTGGCCACGGTGGGCCTCACGGAGTCGATGCTCACGCTCGCCTATACCGTCCCCTTGGGGCTGTCCATCGGCGCCACCGCGCTGGTCTCCCGGCGCATGGGGGAGAAGAACCCCGAGAGGGCCGCGAGCGCGGCGGTGCAGACCCTGGGGCTCGGATTGCTGCTGGCCCTGCCCATGTCGGTGCTGGGCGTGCTGTTCGCCCGGCCGCTGCTCTCGGCCCTGGGCGCCTCGCCCGCAGTGGTGGCACAAGGCGCTCCCTACACCCAGGTGATGCTGGGCAGCTTCGTCATCGTCATGCCGTTGTTTCTCATCAGCGCCATCCTGCGCGGCGCGGGGGATGCGGCCACCTCCATGCGGGCGCTGTTCCTGGCCAACTCCGTCAACATCGTGCTGGCCCCGCTCTTCATCTTCGGCCTGGGGCCCGTTCCAGGCCTGGGCGTGGCGGGCGCGGCGATCGCCACCACCCTCGGGCGCCTCACGGGGGTGGTCTACCAGCTCCATCGCCTGATGCGGGGAGGAGGACGGCTGGGCCTGGGACGGCGCCACCTGCGGCTCGAGCCCTCCACGATGCTCTCCCTGCTGCGGCTGTCCGGCGGCGCCATCCTCCAGTCCGTGCTGGGCTTGTCGAGCTGGCTGGTGCTGATGCGCATCGTCGCCAGCTTCGGCAGCGCGGCCATGGCCGGCTACACCCTCGTCATGCGGATCATCCTCTTCGCCCAGCAACCCTCCTGGGGGATGAGCCACGCCGTCGGCACCCTGGTGGGCCAGAGCCTGGGGGCCCGGGACGCGGAGCGTGCCGAGCGCGTCACCTGGCGGGCGAGCCTCTTCACCATTCTCTTTCTGGGCGGGGTGAGCCTGGTGTTCCTGACCCTCTCCGAGCCGCTCATCCGCGCCTTCACGATCGAAGCCGACGTGGTGCTCCACGCCTCGCGCGGCCTGCGGATCCTCAGCTGGGGCCTCTTCCTCTACGCCTTTGTCACAATCATCCCCCACGCGTTCAACGGCGCGGGGGATACCACCACGCCGACCGCCATCAACCTGCTGTGCGCCTGGGGGCTCCAGATTCCGTTGGCCTATGCACTCACCGGCCCCGCGGGGCTAGGTCCCGAAGGCGCCTTTCTGGCCATCGCCATCACCTACGCGGTCCTGGGCATCACCAGCGCGGCCCTCTTCCGTCAAGGGAAATGGAAAACGCGGTCCCTCTGA
- a CDS encoding inositol-3-phosphate synthase has product MANNERLGVAIVGLGGAVATTAVAGLELLRRGRVDTKGLPLAAARDLGLIDYEALTFGGWDLFEDDLAQAARNHAVLTESQLEAVAPVLSQMRPWSAVSNTSFCKNVVGTSSKKTRSLREQVQAIRDDLARFRKEQGVHRVVVINLASTERAVDLTQPKFLTPEAFEAALDADDPDIGPAMLYAYAAIADGTPFANFTPSIAADVPALLLLAQRNGSPLAGKDGKTGQTMLKTVIAPALRDRALHVEGWYSTNILGNRDGEALNDPASKANKIDTKGAALDSILGYKVQDHIVQIQYYRPRGDNKEAWDNIDVVGFLGQPMQLKLNFLCKDSILAAPLVVELARTLDLAKRRGEAGVIDALGCFFKAPMTQNGGKVEHAMAEQQRRLMSWLSGGGVQPVLGKERIRG; this is encoded by the coding sequence ATGGCGAATAACGAGCGCTTGGGTGTTGCGATTGTGGGCTTGGGGGGAGCAGTAGCGACGACGGCGGTCGCGGGCCTGGAACTTCTCCGCCGGGGGCGGGTGGACACCAAGGGGTTGCCCCTGGCGGCCGCGCGGGATCTGGGTCTGATCGACTACGAGGCCCTGACCTTCGGCGGTTGGGATCTGTTCGAGGATGATCTCGCACAGGCGGCGCGCAACCACGCGGTGCTGACCGAGAGCCAGCTCGAAGCCGTGGCCCCCGTGCTGAGCCAGATGCGGCCCTGGAGCGCCGTGTCCAACACGAGCTTCTGCAAGAATGTGGTGGGCACCTCCAGCAAGAAGACGCGCAGCCTGCGCGAGCAGGTACAGGCCATCCGCGACGATCTGGCGCGCTTCCGCAAGGAGCAAGGCGTCCACCGGGTGGTGGTCATCAACCTGGCCTCGACCGAGCGCGCGGTGGACTTGACGCAGCCCAAGTTCCTCACGCCCGAGGCCTTCGAGGCGGCGCTCGACGCGGATGATCCGGACATCGGCCCAGCGATGCTCTACGCCTATGCGGCCATCGCCGACGGGACGCCGTTCGCCAACTTCACGCCGAGCATCGCCGCCGACGTGCCGGCGCTGCTGCTGCTCGCCCAGCGCAACGGCTCGCCCCTGGCCGGCAAGGATGGCAAGACGGGCCAGACGATGCTCAAGACGGTGATCGCCCCGGCCCTGAGGGACCGCGCGCTGCACGTCGAGGGGTGGTACTCCACCAACATCCTGGGCAACCGGGACGGGGAGGCCCTCAATGATCCGGCCTCGAAGGCCAACAAGATCGACACCAAGGGCGCCGCGCTCGACAGCATCCTCGGCTACAAGGTCCAGGACCACATCGTCCAGATCCAGTACTACCGGCCCCGCGGGGACAACAAGGAGGCCTGGGACAACATCGACGTCGTGGGCTTCCTGGGCCAGCCCATGCAGCTCAAGCTCAACTTCCTCTGCAAGGACTCCATCCTGGCGGCCCCGCTCGTGGTGGAGCTGGCGCGCACGCTGGACCTGGCCAAGCGCCGCGGCGAGGCCGGAGTCATCGACGCGCTGGGCTGCTTCTTCAAGGCCCCCATGACGCAGAACGGGGGCAAGGTGGAGCATGCCATGGCGGAGCAGCAGCGCCGCCTCATGAGCTGGCTGTCCGGCGGGGGCGTGCAGCCCGTCCTCGGCAAAGAGCGCATCCGGGGCTGA
- a CDS encoding YcaO-like family protein → MKEQPSLTEAREAYARAMPAGELLLFRDDGIDRLGIPVVASSLRMEKGPWITSHGYGATEEEAMVSAIGELAEEVFAEKTLAGLPRFHGSYTEMVRLRGTRGVADPLTLGLPAGSPYQPDMPLTWLEMKRLSTGEPVLVPEEFVAIHPGQLRGHSPLILPITNGQGAGLSQSQALAHALLELQQRDGNGLQFRAMDRGVVLDLEEANLPPDIQELLERYRQAGIEIIPKLASLEFGLVNLYVVGNDPSPGEQPLMVTACGEAADPDRNRALRKALLEYAGSRARKAFMHGPLEAVARVAPSGYLERFLPQVDLRQEEPRALQGMVEWASMPVAALRELTTQTLQCRHKVRFANLPEAVTAEAPSERCAQVVDGLLLTGFDVLIIDLSPPDHSIHVVKTLVPGLEVETMTYSRLGERNLSRLLARQDPLAGLGPPPEGAQRVRLTASAEERLGGPAWFNVRLAEQRLGSLYPLYREPGRHSVQTVLRTRRFGGGRS, encoded by the coding sequence ATGAAGGAGCAACCCAGCCTGACGGAGGCGCGAGAGGCCTACGCGCGCGCCATGCCCGCCGGAGAGCTGCTGCTGTTCCGGGACGACGGCATCGACCGGCTCGGCATCCCCGTGGTGGCCTCCAGCCTGCGCATGGAAAAAGGGCCGTGGATCACCTCCCACGGCTACGGCGCCACCGAAGAAGAAGCGATGGTCAGCGCCATTGGCGAGCTGGCCGAGGAGGTGTTCGCCGAGAAGACCCTCGCGGGTCTGCCACGCTTCCATGGCAGCTACACCGAGATGGTGCGCCTCCGGGGCACGCGGGGGGTGGCGGATCCCCTGACGCTGGGACTGCCCGCGGGCAGCCCCTATCAGCCAGACATGCCGCTGACCTGGCTCGAGATGAAGCGGCTGTCCACCGGAGAGCCCGTCCTGGTGCCCGAGGAGTTCGTGGCCATTCACCCGGGCCAGCTCCGGGGACACTCCCCACTCATCCTGCCCATCACCAATGGCCAGGGGGCCGGACTGAGCCAGTCCCAAGCCCTGGCCCACGCCCTGCTGGAACTGCAACAGCGAGACGGCAATGGCTTGCAATTCAGGGCCATGGATCGAGGCGTCGTCCTGGACCTCGAAGAGGCCAACCTGCCCCCTGACATCCAGGAGTTGCTGGAGCGGTACCGCCAGGCGGGCATCGAGATCATTCCCAAGCTGGCCAGCCTGGAGTTTGGCCTCGTCAACCTGTACGTGGTGGGCAACGATCCATCCCCCGGCGAGCAGCCGCTGATGGTGACCGCCTGCGGCGAGGCGGCCGATCCCGACCGGAACCGGGCCCTGCGCAAGGCCCTGCTGGAATACGCCGGCTCGCGGGCGCGCAAGGCCTTCATGCACGGCCCCCTGGAGGCCGTGGCCCGGGTGGCGCCCTCCGGCTATCTGGAGCGATTCCTGCCCCAGGTGGACCTCCGCCAGGAGGAACCCCGGGCGCTCCAGGGCATGGTCGAGTGGGCCAGCATGCCCGTGGCAGCCCTGCGGGAGCTGACCACACAGACCCTTCAGTGCCGCCACAAGGTCCGCTTCGCGAACCTGCCCGAGGCCGTCACCGCCGAGGCCCCCTCGGAGCGCTGTGCCCAGGTGGTGGATGGGCTCCTCCTGACCGGCTTCGACGTCCTGATCATCGACCTGTCCCCTCCGGACCACTCCATCCACGTGGTGAAGACCCTCGTCCCAGGGCTCGAGGTGGAGACGATGACCTACTCCCGGCTGGGAGAACGGAACCTGTCCCGTCTGCTGGCGCGCCAGGATCCCCTGGCCGGCCTGGGGCCTCCCCCCGAGGGGGCCCAGCGCGTGCGGCTGACGGCATCGGCCGAGGAGCGCCTGGGGGGCCCCGCCTGGTTCAACGTGCGGCTGGCCGAGCAACGGCTGGGTTCGCTCTACCCGCTCTACCGGGAACCGGGGCGTCACAGCGTGCAAACAGTGCTTCGTACCCGCCGTTTTGGAGGAGGCCGGTCATGA
- a CDS encoding sugar phosphate isomerase/epimerase family protein, whose amino-acid sequence MTLRFAYNTNGAANHRLGDALRLIADSGYDGVALTLDHHHFDPLAPNLLCRAEMLAGLLEQLGLGLVVETGARFLLNPRAKHEPTLISPEAEGRARRLDFLRRAVDVCATCRGEAVSFWAGVPRRGEVVLKDTWRWLVDGVARLSDHAASRGVVLAMEPEPGMLVETVDAWRQLQEEVKLLGAAPFKLALDVGHLLVTQEREPVDAVREFAPVLGTVALEDMKRGVHEHLPFGEGDLDVIPVLRELIQARYDKLVCIELSRDAHRAHTMIPEALEWLRARLPSDAGVAA is encoded by the coding sequence ATGACATTGCGCTTTGCGTACAACACGAACGGAGCCGCCAACCATCGTCTCGGAGACGCCTTGCGGCTCATCGCCGACAGCGGCTACGACGGCGTGGCCCTCACGCTGGATCACCACCACTTCGATCCATTGGCTCCCAACCTGCTCTGCCGCGCGGAAATGCTGGCGGGGTTGCTGGAGCAGCTTGGGCTCGGCCTGGTGGTGGAAACGGGCGCCCGGTTCCTGCTCAACCCCCGGGCCAAACATGAGCCCACGCTGATCAGCCCCGAGGCAGAGGGGCGGGCGCGCAGGCTCGACTTCCTGCGCCGGGCGGTGGACGTCTGTGCCACCTGCCGGGGCGAGGCGGTCTCCTTCTGGGCGGGGGTCCCCCGGCGAGGCGAGGTGGTGCTGAAGGACACCTGGCGCTGGCTGGTGGATGGCGTGGCCCGCCTGTCGGACCATGCCGCCTCCCGGGGCGTGGTGCTCGCGATGGAGCCCGAACCCGGCATGCTGGTGGAGACGGTGGACGCCTGGCGTCAGCTCCAGGAAGAGGTGAAGCTCCTGGGGGCGGCGCCCTTCAAGCTGGCCCTGGACGTGGGACACCTCCTGGTGACCCAGGAGCGCGAGCCCGTGGACGCCGTGCGTGAGTTCGCCCCCGTGCTCGGCACGGTGGCCCTGGAGGACATGAAGCGAGGGGTGCACGAACACCTGCCCTTCGGCGAGGGAGACCTGGACGTCATCCCGGTGCTCCGGGAACTCATCCAGGCGCGCTACGACAAGCTCGTCTGCATCGAACTCTCCCGGGACGCGCACCGCGCGCACACCATGATTCCCGAAGCGCTCGAGTGGCTCCGGGCGCGGCTTCCCTCGGATGCGGGGGTAGCGGCATGA